The Trichoderma asperellum chromosome 6, complete sequence region TGTTGCTCAGGGTTCTGCAAGATGGGAATaaacagcagcaggaagAATGCCGCAACAGATATGAAGAGAGCGAGCACAGAGCTGTTGGATAACCATGAAGGAAGAACTATTCTGCCAATAGGCGTTTTGATCTGCGTTTCTGCTGGTATGatctcatcatcgccctGCAATCTCTTTGGTGTGATGCCAGAGTCTTGTCCCAGCAATGTTTGGCCAATTCTGGCGGCCTCTCCTCTGCGCTCGATACCAATCAGATCTCTCCATACGGTGTTGCGCTCCCAAACAACGTGCTCTCGAAGATGAGAACGCAAGTCCTTTCTAGCAAGTTCCTCATCACCGCCGGTAACGACATCAGCGTAAGCGGCCTCCATCTTGGCAATATTTTCTTCGAGCAGTTTCTTAGTCTCCGGCTTGAAGGGATATGCTGTATCGACATAGGTGCTGATGTAAGATGATCGCAGCTCTTTGTCAAGAATCTTGTCAAATTTCTTGAGAACCTTGCTAAAGCCGGTCTTGTTAAGCTGTGCGTATGACTTAAGCTCGCATAGCTGCACATAGAGGGCTACTATGCGCTTCTTCAGCATAATGGCGGACGAGTACAGCGTCGAGCCGAAGAGGAAAGATTGATCGCCATAGTCATCTATGGTAGTGCTGTATCTCCTAGATCGTCCAAACTCTGAAGATGCACCCATGTCTGGGATGCTAGACGCAGTCTTTCTCCGGCCATATCTACTGCTGCCTTTGCGTCTCGTGAGACCGGTGGTTTCGTCATCGTCGGTCGCgctgtcatcgtcatcggaGCCACGGCTATGCAGGCTAGTAGGTCGAGCGTGGGTGCTTTGGGTTTCGGATTGCGTTGGGCGCAACGTAGTCGATGTTTCAAGAGAAGGGCCCTCTCCTACATCGTGTAGAAGCTGGCTAACTTCCTCGAGCAATTCTCCCTCCTTGAGAGAGTAGAATGAGCAAATCTTTTCCAGCTCAACGCCTAGTGATTTGCTGAAGACTTCCTCTGGCTCCTCGGCCGATATAAGGGGTCGTGATTCAGCATCGCCGGCTCTCGCTTGATGCGCAGTCTTTTCAAGCTGGTATATGCTAAAGCGATGGCAGGACCGATTAGTTGACGAGCTGGCTGATATTCACTCTGGCGTAGCGAGACTTACAGTTTCTTGAGATTGCTGTATGCAATGTAGTGGCTGCTCCAATCAGGAACAGCGTTGAACTGAATGCTATGGGAGAACTTCATCTCGTCCCGTGTCTCTAGCCAATGTCGCTTCGACGCCCGTTTCTCTTGTCGTCGACGCTCGCGGTCTTCAGTAGCCTTGCGCCCTGCAATCTCTTTGTAATCGGAGAGCTCGTAGGTATTGTCGCTGTCGTGTGGTCGAACACAAGATGTCAGGTCTGGCGTTGGAATCGGCGAACGGGATGGCGACGAGGTGCTTTTCGCAGACAATTCTACACTCCCTCCTCGCTCACGACCACCGATTGAGCGTGTATTGTCGTTACTAGAACAAGTTGTCGAGTCTGTAACAGGAATAGAGGAGGAGGGATTGCCTGGCCGCTCCTGGGGCTGAATGGTGATGAATGGATGTGCAGTGCAGTGTTGTGCTTTGCCGGAGCCGATGGATGGCTGCGATGGGGGTCTCGTGGCTATCGGTAGGTTGACATACAAACACTCGATCAAGCCTCAGTCAAGCCTTGGGCTATGCCAATGGGACTCTGAGATGCCCTAGCCTCTGTCTAGCCGCTCCTCGGATCTCGAGTCAAGCATCGGCGTAATGGCGCTATCGGGAGGCTCCAGAAAAGGTGCACCCATTACGCACGGTAAATCGGTGCGCTGTGACTGGCTCAGGGGGGAAGCATGTGACCTGCAGCTGACAGCCCTGCGCTAAATGGGAGAAGTTCAGGTCGCGCTGCAGGGAGGGCGGCAACAGCGGAGCGCACCCGCTACATGGCGGCCTAGCGACGCTGCGTTCTAGCGGTTCATGCACGCTATAGCTATAGCCTTCCTGCAGCGCTTGAAGCATCCACCATCGCTGCCCGTAGTTTAGGGAAAGCTCCCGCCACACCTCCGTGATATATCATATCCATCCCACCTTTGGGGCGTGAGGGGCGGGCAGATGACTGCTCCTCAGACCTCTTGCTCCGGCAACGATGGTGATGGCGCATATTCTTAGGAGCTGATGATTTAGCTATATATTCCCCCCTGGTGCCCGCTCATAGCGTCTCGATCTTCCCACGTGTTGGAACTGCGTCTAGCTATTGGTTGATGTATTACATAGGTATGCTATTAGTGCTTGTATTCTATTCTATCCCGAACTCTACCACTATCCTAGCccagcatctgctgcagcgcatTAATCCTATACGACTCACTTCTCTCCACCAGTTCCTCGTGACGACCTTTGTCGACCACGTTTCCTCcctcgacgacgaagatCACGTCAGCTTTGCGGACGGTGTGTAGCCTGTGGGTGATGGCAATGACGGTAATGCCTCTGGCTGCCTGTTCCAGGCCTTCTTGCAGGGccctctcgctctctgcGTCGAGGGCACTGGTGCTCTCgtcgagcagcagaagccGTGGTTTTCGGACTAGCGCCCTCGCAATTGCCAATCGTTGACGCTGACCCCCAGACAATCGGGATCCGTTAGGACCGCATTCCGTATCGTAGCCGTTCGGAAGTGCCACGATGGTGTCATGGATATTAGCCAGCTTGCAGGCCTCTTCGATCTCCGAGTCGGTGGCTTCGTGACCTGGCACCGCGCCGAGTCCTACGTTGAACTTGACGGTTCCATCAAACAGGGCGCAGTCTTGTGGCACTACGGCAATGTCATGACGAAAGTCCACACCTTCACGAGCACAGATATCGACCCCATCAATCTCAACCGTTCCACTAGAAGGGCGATACATCCTTTGGACCAGTGACATGATTGTGGATTTACCGGCTCCTGACGGACCCACGAGACCACAAAACTGGCCTGCTGGTATCGTGAATGATGTGTTCTTCAAAATCTGAATATGTGGCCGAGCAGGATATGCGAAGGATACATCTCGGAATGTGACGGTGACGCCACCGCGGCTTGGCTTGATCCCTTGGCTTGAAATGGCGCTTGATGCTGCTTCGACATCTTTCTCTCCGCGTGATATATTGCCAAACTCGGTCTCCGTCACACCAAGGCGCTTGGCAGAACCAAGGTTTATGAGACTCAGGATtctagatgctgctgctctggaaCGTGAGACCTCGGGAGCCAACGTGAACATCTGGCCCCACAACTGGGCACTCACGAGCATGGCCATGAGAATAATAAAGAACTGAGCTTGGCTGTACTCCCCCCTTGTGATCCTTGTTGAACCCCACCAGTACGCAAAGGCGTAAATAAGGTTACCGATGCTGTTGGCGATGGCAAGCCAAAAGTTGGTATAGGCGCTTGACAGAGCCATCTCCTTCTGAGGAGCTTTGAGAGCTCGACGATATGTGTGCAGTATCTCATCTTCGATAGCTAGCGACGATACGGTCTTGTACGAAGTAACAGCCTCAACCGTAATACCGAGAGCGTTTGAGAATGCTCCGGCATGCTTGCGTTCAAAACGTGACAAGGAACGGACTTGCATGATTCCCGAGCCCAGAAGGATAGGCACAGTTACCAAGCACACAATGGCGATTTTCCAGGCGATTATATGTGAAAGaatgatggcgacgaagaagttgacgatgatggaaaACATTGTTCCCATAATTGACCCGCTGAAACCGCcgacggcggcagcatctGCTGTGACAATGGAAAGCAAAGACGCTGGCGAACGGCCCTCTGATTGGTGCCAGTCCAGCTCTTGTTCATAGAGCGAGCGGAATGTGAGCACGCGAATATTGTAGAGAAGCTTTTCTGCGACATAGCCGAAGCCGAACCAGCTTCCCGTGTAGGCGAACAGCTCAACCACGGCTAGCATAAAGAACAAGCCGCCGAAGAACTTGCCTGCCCATAGAATTTGATGGGTCGAGTTGCAGGGGCTTACTTTCGAGACCGTATTGCCGAAGATGACACCGGCAGAGGAGAAAGTACCGCCAACGATAACGGCAGAGAAGACGGCTAGTAGGAGCATCAGGAGATGTGGGCGAAGCATGAGGCCAAACATCTTGATGATTTTCCAAGCCGACATATCGGCATCCAGCGCTTTATCTTCTCCTTCGGCGGCTGTCTGGCTCGGCTCTTGTTCAGTTTCCAAAGCTGTACCTGGTAAATCTTCTCTCAGTGCTGCAGTTTCACTCAAAGAAGATTCTTTCTCTGAGAGAATGATTTCAGTTTCGCCTTTGGCTGTGCTGGACAAAGATGGCGTGTCGTCCTGTTCTTTGGACGCCAGGTTTTGTAAACGAACCATGCCAGCATACGAACCATCAAGCGCCATGAGCTCTAAATGTGTGCCCTGTTCAATAATTTCACCGTTATTCATAACAATGATGTTATCAGCATTTTTGATAGTGGACAAGCGgtgggcgatggcgatgatggtgcGGCCCTTGGATATCGACTCAACTGCCGTCTGGATGCGTTGCTCACTGGCTGAATCAAGAGATGCTGTCGCCTCGTCGAGGAGAAGAATCTTTGGGTCTCGGATTAAAGCGCGAGCAAAGGCAAGCCTTTGTCGCTGCCCTCCACTAACAAGCTTTCCTGCTGTGCCGACAAGAGTTCCATATCCATGTTCAAGCTTGTGAATAAAGGTTGATGCGTCAGCTAGAGCAGCTGACTGGCAAATCATTTCCACGAGCTCAGCCATATCCGAACTATACGCCTGAGCGACAGTGGTCAGATCTTGTCCATCTCTAACCTTTTCTGCCACCTCGGCAAGTCCATTTCCTAGAATGATGGATTGGAATTTCTGATGCTTTTGCCACGGCGAGTTGAACAATCCCAACGCGATATTCTCCAAGATTGACCGATCTAGCAGCGACGGCTCCTGCTGAACCAAGCTGATGAAGCTTCTCAAACTTTTTACGTTTATGTCCTTCAAATCATGCCCGTCAAGCAGCACCTTTCCACCTTGAGGGTCATAGATCCTTGTTGTCAAGCCAGCCACTGTAGACTTACCACTGCCAGACAGTCCAACTATCGCAGTATATTTGCCGACAGGGCAATCAAATGAGACATTCTTGAGCACAAGGTGATCTGGTCTGGAGGTATAAGCGAACGAGACGTTGCGGAACGAaatggaggcggcggcagaaTCTGAAAGTTTCAAGCCGGAAGTCGATCTGGAGTTGATTGTGGCTGGTGTTTCGATATCTTGTCGCAGTTTTAGGAAAGCTGTGGACGCACCCCCCAACAGGGGCAATAGGGGGGCGATAGAGCCAAAAACGACACATGCTATGATGACAATTGTCAGCGAGGTTTCAAGCgttatgatgatgatgatgatgattggcCTCTAAAAAACTCACCATCTACAAGGAGGAAAATGACTGTATAAATCTCTCCCACGGATACGCCATTAGGATTGGCGATGGTATTGACAATTTGGTGGCTTCCCTGCCAAAAAGACAATGCATTTGCAGCATACGCAATGAAGTATAGAGTGCCGGCCTGaactgcagcagcaaaagccttTTTTATGCCCCTTTTCTGAGCTGTCATGACATGTGAAGAAAATTTGGCCTCCAAGCGCGAGCCAGCGCCAAAGGCTTGGACAACCGCAATATTGGACAGAGTTTCCTGGGCGATGGAGGATGCCGAGCCAATTGCATCAGACATGGCACCGGTATACTTTGCGGAGAACGCACTTCCTAGTCCTGCCATGAGGAAGAAAGCAGGAATAAGAGACAGAAGAATGGCAGCAAGCCTCCAGTTCTTTATAAAGGCCACGACATAGGCTGTGAGGAAAAAGGACGTGCAGGCGATGCAGATGCCGACTTTCTCTGAGGTTCCAGACTGGACGGCCTGCACATCTGCATTGAGACGAGATGACAGCTCACCAGCTTGACGCTTGTCGTAAAAGGTCGCATCTTGTTGCAGAAGCGCTTGAAAGTAGCGGTCTCGGATACGTGCTTCCAGCCGACGGCTAAAGATGCTCCAGCTGACTATGTAAATGTAGATCAGGACGAAGCTAGCAATGCCGATATAAGTCAACTCGAGCACCTTGTCATCGATTGAATGCTGAATTTGCGAAGCTTCGTCCGCGCTGGGGCTCTTGGCATCGCAGCTCGCAGTGTTGAGGTCGTCGACGAGCTGACCGAAGAGGATTCCCATCAGAGGAAACGGCACTCctgcggctgcagcagacaCTGTGCCTACGGTGAGAAGGACGATGTCGAGCCATGTTGGGTTGGCATAGACGAGAAGCTGGAAGTATGTGAAGAATTCTGAAAAGAACTACATTTATCCGGCCTTCAATGTCAGTCGCGAACTCTGCAAGCTTCATGATAAACGAGACCACACTGACCTTTCCAACCTTGGATTGCTCCTTTTTGTTGTTGGAGACCGATTCTGCTGCCTCGCTGCCATCTTGGGATGCCATAGCAGCTTCAGTCGCAGCATGAAGGCTTTCTGCGTCTTCCTGAGTGCCCATTCTGACGAGTCGCGGGTTTGTTGATGGTTATCCAACAAGCCGCGCGCTCACACGACCAAGAACTAGTACATGAAAAGGATCAAACGGTCTATCAAAGGTAGAATTGCCGGCCAATCTGGGCAGGTTCCGGTAGTTGGGTCAATGTGCGTCTAGCTCTAGCCCTCTCCCACTTGCATGATCGACAGCGGCTGGGATGTGATTCGGCTCGACTGACTACTGAGAGCGCGGCCATGAtgtcctctttttctttcctccctGGCATTAGTATTACGACTACTACCATCAACCCACACTAAGCTTGCAGCGTCGCCCAACCATGGCCCCTTGATGGGCCAGCAGGGCTTTTCCGGCTCCCACTGCCACTGCCACTGTCGCCCTCACTGTCGGTGTCTCGCGCTTCTGGACCACCGCTTAGTGTGCTCCATATTGCCTGCTTGGACTAGACGTATACGTGGAGGTGCCATCATGTCAAGGCCGGGAATATccactgttgctgctgccaccgggATGTCGTGAGAACAGAGACCGCAAAAAGCTCAGCGCAAGTACCGTTTTGTTGCACAGATGTCCCTCGACCGTCCAAGATACACGCCCCTACTCTGCCCCGCCGCTTTGTACCTCTACATTGTTGCATTGCTCCCCACTACTTTTCGGATCAGATAATTTCTCTCGGCAAAAATCCCCACTGCGCGTCCGACGATCGGCTCAGGTAGCTTGCGAAACACAATCACGAAGACTTGGCAGAGAAGTAGGAATTGCGTAAGTGAAATGACttgggaaaagggaaaaaaaatccctCTTTCAGGGGGGCTTTGAATTAATACATACGAAAATGCTCTTCTCGGACATTGAGTCAACCGCGCCCTTGCTTTTTTGCTCGGTCTTCGAGGTGGACCGTTCGGCTTCCGTGACGCTCGTGGGGCCGGCGTTTTCATATTCTcacggcctcggcctcggaTCTGATAAGATTTCGAGAGAGACGCCCTTCCCACATGTACTCAGTCCTCGGGGAATTGCAGGCCACCTACCAGATATAAACTAGGAGGTCCTGTTGCGTATTGTTTACACCCCCTGGAATGGACTCTGCAGATCCTGTTGCTCTAATGGGGCCCGCCGCAGGACTGAACCTTGGCAATAGGCGGTGCTCGTACTAGACCGAATGGAATGGCAGCAAGAACGACAATGAATTGCTCGGTGCCATTGGCTGCGTTGAAGTCGCCAAGTCCCTCTATCGGCGCGTCTTTCTCTGCTCGGGCAGCTCGTCGGCACATCGCGGCTCAGCTGGTCTCCTCGTCTGAGCCATCCATCCGTTGGCGCACCACCCTCTGTAGCGATACTTTGCCTTTTGCATTGTCGTTTTCCCGCCCATCTCTCATAACGCAGATAAACGACCGTCTGAGCCGGAGTCCCCCAAGCCCtgtccagctccagctccagctccgtCCTCTTCACAGCTCTCCGTCTCGTCAATTTGCTGCTGAAGGCTCAGTCATTCCACATCAGACCATTATGGGCTCAATTCCGGATTCTGCCCCTGTCGTCAGGGTCTTCATTGCAGGCGGCTCCTACGCTGGCCTGTCTGCGGCCGTCAATCTGCTCGATCTGGGTCATGGCCTGTCACCACGCATGGCGCATGAGCGGTACCAGCACCATCCTAGCGTGCCCAAGGTCAACTTTCAAATCACCATTGCCGATGAGCGAGATGGCTACTGTAAGTAATTACCGCTtaattaccttttttattttcttaaagcATCTGCATGCTTTGAATCCGAATTTTGCATTTAACAGCAGCCTCCGTAGACCACTTGATTGGATCACCACTAGCTCTGGCCGATTCTGAATATGCAAAGAAGGCCTGGGTCAAGTTTCAAGATATTCCTGGCCTACAACT contains the following coding sequences:
- a CDS encoding uncharacterized protein (antiSMASH:Cluster_6.5~EggNog:ENOG41~SMCOG1288:ABC transporter related protein~TransMembrane:12 (i64-88o124-145i196-215o221-241i298-322o342-367i770-796o816-843i876-909o915-938i1002-1022o1034-1054i)), which translates into the protein MGTQEDAESLHAATEAAMASQDGSEAAESVSNNKKEQSKVGKFFSEFFTYFQLLVYANPTWLDIVLLTVGTVSAAAAGVPFPLMGILFGQLVDDLNTASCDAKSPSADEASQIQHSIDDKVLELTYIGIASFVLIYIYIVSWSIFSRRLEARIRDRYFQALLQQDATFYDKRQAGELSSRLNADVQAVQSGTSEKVGICIACTSFFLTAYVVAFIKNWRLAAILLSLIPAFFLMAGLGSAFSAKYTGAMSDAIGSASSIAQETLSNIAVVQAFGAGSRLEAKFSSHVMTAQKRGIKKAFAAAVQAGTLYFIAYAANALSFWQGSHQIVNTIANPNGVSVGEIYTVIFLLVDACVVFGSIAPLLPLLGGASTAFLKLRQDIETPATINSRSTSGLKLSDSAAASISFRNVSFAYTSRPDHLVLKNVSFDCPVGKYTAIVGLSGSGKSTVAGLTTRIYDPQGGKVLLDGHDLKDINVKSLRSFISLVQQEPSLLDRSILENIALGLFNSPWQKHQKFQSIILGNGLAEVAEKVRDGQDLTTVAQAYSSDMAELVEMICQSAALADASTFIHKLEHGYGTLVGTAGKLVSGGQRQRLAFARALIRDPKILLLDEATASLDSASEQRIQTAVESISKGRTIIAIAHRLSTIKNADNIIVMNNGEIIEQGTHLELMALDGSYAGMVRLQNLASKEQDDTPSLSSTAKGETEIILSEKESSLSETAALREDLPGTALETEQEPSQTAAEGEDKALDADMSAWKIIKMFGLMLRPHLLMLLLAVFSAVIVGGTFSSAGVIFGNTVSKVSPCNSTHQILWAGKFFGGLFFMLAVVELFAYTGSWFGFGYVAEKLLYNIRVLTFRSLYEQELDWHQSEGRSPASLLSIVTADAAAVGGFSGSIMGTMFSIIVNFFVAIILSHIIAWKIAIVCLVTVPILLGSGIMQVRSLSRFERKHAGAFSNALGITVEAVTSYKTVSSLAIEDEILHTYRRALKAPQKEMALSSAYTNFWLAIANSIGNLIYAFAYWWGSTRITRGEYSQAQFFIILMAMLVSAQLWGQMFTLAPEVSRSRAAASRILSLINLGSAKRLGVTETEFGNISRGEKDVEAASSAISSQGIKPSRGGVTVTFRDVSFAYPARPHIQILKNTSFTIPAGQFCGLVGPSGAGKSTIMSLVQRMYRPSSGTVEIDGVDICAREGVDFRHDIAVVPQDCALFDGTVKFNVGLGAVPGHEATDSEIEEACKLANIHDTIVALPNGYDTECGPNGSRLSGGQRQRLAIARALVRKPRLLLLDESTSALDAESERALQEGLEQAARGITVIAITHRLHTVRKADVIFVVEGGNVVDKGRHEELVERSESYRINALQQMLG
- a CDS encoding uncharacterized protein (antiSMASH:Cluster_6.5), giving the protein MCRRAARAEKDAPIEGLGDFNAANGTEQFIVVLAAIPFGLVRAPPIAKVQSCGGPH